The DNA segment GAACGGGTTGGAGGCGGATGACGGGTGTCGGGCGGCAGCGACGCGAGGCGGCGCGGGGAGCGGGGACTGCGGGCGGCGTCATCGGGTGCTACCGCCGGTCATCAAGGGGTCCTCGAACGGGCTGGCCGGGTCCCAGCCGTGGCGGATCAGTTTCAGCCGGACGTCGCGGCGGCCGAAGCGGATGGCTTCCTGGCCGGTGGGCATGTAGATGTCCACCTCCCGACCCTGGATCTCCGGACCGGTGTCCATGGCGGTGTAGATGCCGGAACAACCCTCGCCCTGGATCTCGACGATGGAGCCGAGGGGCACCACGCGCGGATCCACCGCGATGATGCCCCGCCGGACCCAGACGCCGCTCTTGGTGATGCCGAAGACGGAGTAGGCGGTGGCTTCGAACTTCTGCCACGCGCCGTCGTCAGGCAGCGGTTCGATGACCGGCGGCGGAGCGATCGCCGGTCGGTGAGGCTCCAACTCCAGGCTGAAGGCGGCCTCCTCGTCGATCGTGCGCGCAAAGATCACCCGGTTCTCCAGCGCCACGTAAGAGAACAGGACGACATTGAGCAACAGGATCAGCACCAGAATCGACTTCCGGATGTACACAGCCCCTCCAGCAACACACCACCGGTCGATATTATTATAAACTGAAAGTCAAACCTGCGTACCCCGATGTTTCCCCGACCACCGCCGGCACCGGCGTCCGGCAGCAGCCGGAAGCCCTTGGGCCCCACGAAAAAGTCTGCTATCATACCCCGGCACACGGAGGGCGGATGAAGGCGTACCTGTCGGGGTCGATGGAGTATGCGCCGGACTTCGGGACCGGCTGGCGCGATGAGATCGAGGCGTTCCTGCGCAACACGCTGCGCCACGAAGTGTACAATCCGGCCCGCGATATCCGCAAGAACCTCTCCGCCGAGGAACAGGCCAATTTCCGACGCTGGAAGACCGACGACCCACCCCGGTTCCGCGCGGTGATCCGCAAGATCATTCACTACGACCTGGATGTCCTCGAGGGGGGCGTCGGATACGTCGTCTGCCACTGGGACCGGCACTGCCGGCGCGGCGGCGGGACTCACGGCGAGCTCACCACCGCCTTCCGCCGCGGCATTCCGGTCTACATGGTGACCGAGGAGCCGTCTCAAGAGATCAGCGGCTGGATCCTGGGCTGCTGCGACGAGGTGTTCGGCTCCTGGCCTGAGCTCCGCGCCTTCCTGCAGGCGCGTTATTCGCAATGATCATCCGGAGGCACGCTTCATGCAAAAGTTCATCCGCGGACAGATGGGTTGGATCGAGGTGATCGCCGGCAGCATGTTCAGCGGCAAGAGTGAGGAGCTCATCCGCCGACTGAAACGCGCCGAGATCGCCAAGCAGCGGATCCAGGTCTTCAAGCCCAGCCTGGACGACCGGTACAGCGAGACGCACATCGTCAGCCACAGCGACATGAAGTATCAGGCGGAGATTGTGAAAACGGCCAGCGAGATTATGGAACGGGTCCAGCCCCGCACCGAGGTGGTGGGCATCGACGAGGCCCAGTTCTTCGATCCCGGCATCGTGGACGTCTGCAACCGCCTCGCCGACATGGGCAAGCGCGTCATCGTCGCCGGCCTGGACCGGGACTACCGCGGT comes from the Acidobacteriota bacterium genome and includes:
- a CDS encoding thymidine kinase, with protein sequence MQKFIRGQMGWIEVIAGSMFSGKSEELIRRLKRAEIAKQRIQVFKPSLDDRYSETHIVSHSDMKYQAEIVKTASEIMERVQPRTEVVGIDEAQFFDPGIVDVCNRLADMGKRVIVAGLDRDYRGVPFDPMPHIMAIAEDITKTAAICMQCGNPAYYTQRLIASQERIVVGAADAYEARCRRCFEPPKPESPPTRPEDPSA